From Thalassococcus sp. S3, one genomic window encodes:
- a CDS encoding DNA polymerase III subunit chi, which translates to MGAAYFYHLTRNPLELTLPILLGKARGAGWRIAVRGRDTERMAWLDERLWLGSDESFLAHGLAGGPHDAHQPILLTTERDAANAPQCLMAMDGAEVAPDEVAALERVCVLFDGNDESAVQHARGQWKALTDGGCSAQYWSEASGRWEKKAESGG; encoded by the coding sequence ATGGGCGCCGCCTATTTCTATCATCTGACGCGCAATCCGCTGGAGCTCACCCTGCCGATCCTTCTTGGAAAGGCGCGGGGTGCGGGGTGGCGGATTGCCGTGCGCGGACGGGATACCGAGCGGATGGCCTGGCTGGACGAACGGCTCTGGCTGGGATCCGACGAAAGCTTTCTTGCACACGGGCTTGCCGGTGGTCCGCACGACGCGCATCAGCCGATCCTGCTGACCACCGAACGCGATGCCGCGAACGCCCCGCAATGCCTGATGGCAATGGATGGGGCCGAGGTTGCACCCGATGAGGTGGCCGCGTTGGAACGTGTCTGCGTGCTCTTTGACGGCAATGACGAGAGCGCGGTGCAACATGCACGGGGGCAGTGGAAGGCGCTCACCGATGGGGGGTGTTCAGCGCAATACTGGTCCGAAGCCTCCGGCCGCTGGGAAAAGAAGGCCGAAAGCGGCGGCTAG
- a CDS encoding TIGR02281 family clan AA aspartic protease: MANVDYAHLTYLLLLGCALAFWYFTANRNSLGKTVQHMAAWFLIFVGVIAAIGLWDDIRQTVRPTQSVFSDQGRVEVPRSPDGHYYLTLDVNGEPVRFVVDTGATDIVLTQRDAARAGISLDDLNYIGRAMTANGTVRTAPVRLDEVALGAVVDRGINAWVNEGEMSESLLGMAYLQRWDRIEISGGELVLQR; the protein is encoded by the coding sequence ATGGCCAACGTCGATTACGCACATCTTACCTATCTGCTTCTTCTGGGCTGCGCGCTTGCGTTTTGGTATTTCACCGCCAATCGCAATTCGCTGGGCAAAACCGTGCAGCATATGGCCGCGTGGTTTCTTATCTTTGTCGGTGTGATTGCCGCAATCGGCCTTTGGGACGATATCCGGCAAACGGTCCGCCCCACCCAATCGGTCTTTTCCGATCAAGGCCGGGTTGAGGTTCCCCGTTCACCGGACGGCCACTATTATCTCACACTCGATGTCAACGGAGAGCCGGTCAGGTTTGTTGTCGATACCGGCGCGACCGACATCGTCCTCACCCAGCGCGACGCTGCCCGCGCGGGGATCTCGCTGGACGATCTGAATTATATCGGACGGGCCATGACGGCCAACGGAACGGTCCGTACCGCACCGGTCCGGCTGGATGAAGTCGCGCTTGGCGCGGTTGTAGATCGCGGCATCAATGCCTGGGTGAACGAGGGAGAGATGAGCGAGTCGCTCCTCGGCATGGCCTATCTGCAGCGTTGGGACCGGATCGAGATTTCCGGAGGAGAACTGGTGCTACAGCGCTAG
- a CDS encoding ABC-F family ATP-binding cassette domain-containing protein: MLRIEDISYAVAGRPLFDGASATIPEGHKVGLVGRNGTGKTTLFRLIRGELALESGNITLPQRARIGGVAQEVPASQTSLLDTVLAADTERAALLEEAGTAEDATRIAEIQTRLSDIDAWSAEARAASILKGLGFDDHEHAMPCADFSGGWRMRVALAAVLFAQPDLLLLDEPTNYLDLEGAIWLETYLARYPHTVIIISHDRGLLNRAVGAILHLEDRKLTFYQGPYDQFARQRAEKLALAEAMAKKQEARRAHLQSYVDRFRYKADKARQAQSRIKALARMQPITSPQEAALRAFAFPEPEELSPPIVNIEGGAVGYGETTVLSKLNLRIDQDDRIALLGKNGQGKSTLSKLLSDRLDKQAGKMVKAAKLRIGYFAQHQVDELYVDETPLDHLRRLRPGETPAKLRARLSGFGLTADQADTIVEQLSGGQKARLSLLLATIDAPHMLILDEPTNHLDIESREALVEALTAYSGAVILVSHDMHLLSLVADRLWLVSGGTVKPFDDDLDAYRKLLLARDAPAKAKQAPKPKRPGREAMLALKSEVRKSEARVEKLNEMRDKLAAKLADPDLYEEGKQGEIEVWQRKYAEVMDGLDRAEALWMSALEKLEEAEAL, translated from the coding sequence ATGTTGCGGATCGAGGATATCTCTTACGCGGTGGCCGGACGGCCCCTGTTCGACGGCGCCAGTGCGACGATCCCCGAGGGGCACAAGGTGGGACTTGTGGGCCGGAACGGAACCGGCAAAACCACGCTCTTTCGGCTGATCCGCGGGGAGCTTGCGCTGGAATCGGGCAACATCACCCTGCCCCAGCGCGCCCGGATCGGCGGCGTGGCCCAAGAGGTACCGGCCTCGCAGACATCATTGCTCGACACCGTTTTGGCCGCCGATACCGAGCGCGCGGCGCTGCTGGAAGAGGCGGGCACCGCAGAGGATGCCACACGCATCGCCGAGATCCAGACCCGGCTGAGCGATATCGACGCCTGGTCCGCCGAAGCGCGGGCGGCGAGCATTCTCAAAGGGCTTGGCTTTGACGATCACGAACATGCCATGCCGTGCGCCGATTTCTCTGGCGGCTGGCGCATGCGGGTGGCCTTGGCGGCGGTTCTCTTTGCCCAGCCCGACCTGCTGCTTCTGGACGAACCGACCAACTATCTCGACCTCGAAGGCGCGATCTGGCTGGAGACCTATCTGGCCCGCTACCCCCATACGGTGATCATCATCAGCCATGACCGGGGCCTTCTGAACCGCGCGGTCGGCGCGATCCTGCATCTCGAAGACCGTAAGTTGACCTTCTATCAGGGACCTTACGATCAATTCGCCCGTCAGCGCGCCGAAAAGCTGGCCCTTGCCGAGGCGATGGCCAAAAAGCAGGAGGCCCGGCGCGCGCATCTGCAATCCTATGTCGACCGCTTCCGCTACAAGGCCGACAAGGCCCGGCAGGCGCAGTCCCGGATCAAGGCGCTCGCGCGGATGCAGCCCATCACCTCTCCGCAGGAGGCAGCATTACGCGCCTTTGCCTTTCCGGAACCCGAGGAACTGAGCCCGCCTATCGTCAACATCGAAGGCGGCGCGGTCGGGTACGGAGAGACGACGGTGCTGTCGAAACTCAACCTGCGCATCGACCAGGACGACCGCATCGCGCTTTTGGGCAAGAACGGTCAGGGCAAATCGACCCTCTCGAAGCTGCTGTCGGACCGGCTGGACAAGCAGGCGGGCAAGATGGTGAAGGCCGCCAAGCTGCGCATCGGCTATTTCGCGCAGCATCAGGTCGATGAGCTTTACGTGGACGAAACCCCGCTCGACCACCTGCGCCGCCTTCGACCCGGCGAAACACCGGCCAAGCTGCGCGCGCGGCTTTCAGGCTTCGGGCTGACCGCAGATCAGGCCGACACCATCGTGGAGCAGCTTTCGGGCGGGCAGAAGGCGCGTCTTTCGCTTTTGCTGGCCACAATCGACGCGCCTCACATGCTGATCCTTGACGAGCCCACCAACCACCTCGACATCGAAAGCCGGGAGGCTTTGGTCGAGGCGCTCACCGCCTATTCGGGTGCTGTCATCCTGGTCAGTCACGACATGCACCTGCTTAGCCTTGTGGCCGACCGGCTTTGGCTTGTGTCCGGCGGCACGGTCAAACCCTTCGACGACGATCTTGACGCCTACCGCAAGCTCTTGCTGGCGCGGGACGCCCCCGCCAAGGCCAAACAGGCGCCAAAACCCAAACGGCCCGGACGCGAGGCGATGCTTGCGCTCAAATCAGAGGTGCGCAAAAGCGAAGCCAGGGTCGAAAAGCTGAACGAGATGCGCGACAAGCTGGCGGCTAAGCTTGCAGATCCCGATCTCTACGAAGAGGGAAAACAGGGCGAAATCGAAGTCTGGCAGCGCAAATACGCGGAAGTGATGGACGGCCTTGACCGGGCGGAGGCGCTCTGGATGTCCGCGCTTGAGAAACTGGAAGAGGCAGAAGCGCTGTAA